Proteins from a genomic interval of Chroococcidiopsis thermalis PCC 7203:
- a CDS encoding glycosyltransferase family 4 protein — translation MLIGYKFDAYPEKRNIIDIVPDTKYKKVRDFFLLKQRIASQFNQLANREIFSLIDSYNQFYDFDLNRVSLLHFFNTISYGSTPWITTFETFLPRLTCLLSCPSDRNLELDFSALKTESKMHKAFQAISRDACRRIIAMSDCNANMQRRLLKEFPEYQESIESKLIVMHPPQREFVSKYADKKLSLDETIKFIFVGSSFFRKGGQEIMQTLKALKERYKYNLELTVISSLNVDNYATKETLADVEQVKHSLQQSDWINYFPQLPNHEVIELMKKAHIGLLPTYADTYGYSVLEFQAAGCPVITTNVRALTEINNNHVGWTIAVPKNSLGEAIYTTKEDRDTISKLIREGIERAVHEIFANRQIILEKSHNSISRIIEHHSIDRYAAKLRNIYLEAIGADKT, via the coding sequence GTGCTGATTGGTTATAAATTCGATGCATATCCAGAAAAAAGAAATATTATCGACATAGTTCCCGATACTAAATACAAAAAAGTTCGCGATTTTTTTCTGTTGAAACAAAGGATTGCGAGTCAATTCAATCAGCTTGCTAACCGAGAGATATTTTCTCTGATTGACTCTTACAATCAATTTTACGATTTCGATTTGAATCGAGTTAGCCTTTTACATTTTTTCAATACAATCAGTTATGGTTCTACTCCCTGGATTACGACATTTGAAACATTTTTACCGAGATTGACTTGCTTGCTTTCATGTCCGAGCGATCGCAACTTAGAACTCGATTTTTCCGCTCTGAAAACTGAATCTAAAATGCATAAAGCTTTTCAAGCAATTTCTCGCGATGCTTGTCGGCGAATTATCGCTATGTCTGATTGCAATGCGAATATGCAAAGAAGGCTGCTAAAAGAATTTCCTGAATATCAAGAAAGCATAGAAAGCAAACTGATAGTTATGCATCCGCCACAAAGGGAGTTTGTTTCTAAATATGCAGATAAAAAATTGAGCCTGGATGAAACGATAAAATTTATATTTGTTGGTTCTTCTTTCTTTCGCAAAGGAGGGCAAGAAATTATGCAGACATTAAAAGCTTTAAAAGAGCGCTATAAATATAATCTTGAGTTAACAGTGATTAGCTCTCTTAATGTTGATAATTATGCTACTAAAGAGACGCTTGCTGACGTTGAACAAGTAAAGCATTCGCTCCAGCAATCTGACTGGATTAATTATTTTCCCCAATTACCCAATCACGAAGTTATTGAATTGATGAAAAAGGCGCATATCGGTTTATTACCGACTTACGCTGATACGTATGGCTACTCTGTTTTGGAATTTCAAGCAGCAGGGTGTCCTGTGATTACAACTAATGTCAGAGCTTTAACCGAAATCAATAATAATCATGTAGGATGGACGATCGCGGTTCCTAAAAATAGTTTAGGAGAAGCAATTTACACGACAAAAGAAGATAGAGACACTATTAGCAAATTGATTCGTGAAGGAATCGAACGAGCAGTACATGAAATATTTGCTAATCGTCAGATAATTCTAGAGAAATCTCATAACTCAATCTCTAGAATTATCGAGCATCATTCCATCGATCGCTACGCAGCAAAGTTAAGAAACATCTACCTCGAAGCAATCGGCGCGGACAAAACTTGA
- a CDS encoding PAS domain-containing protein, which translates to MLRSKSFNTLHAHLVFLVALAVLPLYLFFFIHNTDRIPRFECTVLMLAATVAMALVWVGIEVLLGRWLRLLNQASRQLAEQGNFRVCISKLRYAPLEIKQLAQSFNELADSLERQFTQLRHVEAELRRANDRFQMGAAAINATIYEWDLQTQAVERTPGLLKVLGYKPEEAPNDAAWWHERIHPDDFPPAYAVLSSALAGNSEDFEVEYRLRDRYGQYIHVWERGLIVRDERGHPVRIFGGSLDLTERQRVEEQLRQSEAQFRQIAENLREVLWMSTPGLTQILYVNPAYEQMWGRTCESLYAQPSSFLAGIHPEDSAALIAVLEQKPLGTKLLEEFNHEFRLVRPNGSVRWVLSRAFPIHDRAGEVYRIVGLVEDITQRKQAEVKIKQWNETLEKRVRDRTAQLELANAELDAFAYSVSHDLRAPLRHIHGFANALAQRLESTEAIADPKIASYIQTIQDSSIRMTQLIDGLLALSRAGRQPLTQISVSVRELVEAAIALIKSQTPTDRQIEFIVGDLPTIDGDPVLLRQVFANLIDNAVKFSGDRQPARIEIGTLLGDNTTIFVKDNGVGFQMEYAEQMFGAFQRLHSQKEFKGTGIGLAIVQRIIHRHGGKIWAESIPQQGATFLMKFRLS; encoded by the coding sequence ATGCTCCGATCTAAATCTTTCAATACTCTCCATGCGCACCTAGTATTTCTGGTTGCCCTTGCTGTTTTACCCCTGTACCTGTTCTTTTTCATTCACAATACCGATCGCATTCCTCGGTTCGAGTGTACGGTACTGATGCTAGCTGCAACGGTTGCAATGGCGCTCGTCTGGGTGGGAATTGAAGTTTTGCTGGGGCGTTGGTTGCGCCTCCTGAATCAAGCAAGCCGTCAATTGGCTGAGCAAGGTAATTTTCGAGTTTGCATTTCAAAATTACGTTATGCTCCATTAGAAATCAAACAATTAGCACAATCTTTTAACGAACTAGCAGATTCTCTAGAACGACAATTTACCCAATTACGCCATGTAGAAGCAGAGTTGCGCAGGGCAAACGATCGCTTCCAAATGGGAGCGGCAGCAATTAATGCCACGATTTATGAGTGGGATTTGCAAACTCAAGCAGTCGAAAGAACTCCAGGATTGCTCAAGGTCTTAGGTTACAAACCAGAGGAAGCTCCAAATGATGCCGCATGGTGGCACGAGCGCATTCATCCCGATGATTTTCCGCCAGCCTATGCTGTTTTGTCCTCGGCGTTGGCTGGTAATAGTGAGGATTTTGAGGTAGAATATCGCCTGCGCGATCGCTACGGTCAGTATATTCATGTTTGGGAACGGGGTTTGATCGTCAGGGACGAGCGAGGGCATCCGGTGCGCATTTTTGGTGGTAGCCTGGATCTCACCGAACGCCAACGGGTAGAAGAACAACTGCGACAGAGCGAAGCACAGTTTCGTCAAATTGCGGAAAATTTACGCGAAGTTTTATGGATGTCTACCCCTGGACTCACGCAGATTCTCTATGTCAATCCCGCTTACGAACAAATGTGGGGGCGGACTTGTGAAAGTTTGTACGCTCAGCCATCGTCTTTCCTGGCGGGAATCCATCCTGAAGATAGTGCCGCGTTAATTGCCGTTTTAGAGCAAAAGCCCCTGGGGACGAAGCTGTTAGAGGAGTTTAATCATGAATTTCGGCTCGTCCGCCCCAATGGTTCGGTGCGTTGGGTACTCTCTCGCGCCTTTCCAATTCACGATCGCGCCGGGGAAGTTTATCGAATTGTGGGACTAGTAGAAGATATTACTCAGCGCAAGCAAGCCGAAGTCAAAATCAAGCAGTGGAATGAAACTCTCGAAAAACGAGTGCGCGATCGCACGGCTCAATTGGAGTTAGCAAATGCGGAATTGGATGCTTTTGCATATTCCGTGTCTCATGACTTACGCGCGCCACTCCGCCACATTCACGGATTTGCCAATGCTTTGGCGCAGCGCTTGGAGTCTACTGAGGCGATCGCCGATCCCAAAATTGCTAGTTACATCCAAACTATTCAAGATAGCAGCATCAGGATGACACAGTTGATTGATGGTTTATTGGCTTTGTCTAGAGCCGGACGGCAACCTTTAACGCAGATTTCTGTAAGCGTGCGAGAATTAGTTGAGGCGGCGATCGCCTTAATTAAAAGTCAAACTCCCACAGACCGTCAGATCGAATTTATCGTTGGGGATTTGCCTACAATCGACGGCGATCCAGTCTTATTACGACAAGTGTTTGCCAACTTAATTGACAATGCCGTGAAATTTAGTGGCGATCGCCAACCAGCCAGAATAGAAATTGGCACACTACTAGGAGATAACACCACAATTTTTGTTAAAGACAATGGGGTAGGCTTCCAGATGGAATATGCCGAGCAAATGTTTGGAGCCTTTCAGCGGTTGCACTCCCAAAAAGAGTTTAAAGGTACGGGTATTGGATTAGCGATCGTCCAGCGCATTATTCACCGTCACGGTGGCAAAATTTGGGCTGAGAGCATACCCCAACAAGGTGCTACTTTTTTGATGAAATTTAGACTTTCCTGA
- a CDS encoding YqhA family protein, which produces MRQLLASARYIMFLPALSNVLAALVLMIYSAKQTLFIILELLSKTITVGKVPKVTLFKTAISFIEIVDIMLLATVILICGLGLYELFIGGLKLPNWLSIRNLDDLKEKLIKSVIAVIAVQFLVAVVHNDSNLLSYGAAISMVTVALAIFTNLSHSAKKKLQAEDEVYKTEKVIKHILHRHQDSAEQPQNITSIHPQSDRRAS; this is translated from the coding sequence ATGCGTCAGCTACTAGCTTCTGCAAGATATATCATGTTTCTGCCTGCATTATCTAATGTCTTAGCGGCATTGGTATTGATGATCTATAGCGCGAAACAAACCTTGTTTATTATTCTTGAACTTTTGAGTAAAACCATCACGGTTGGAAAAGTCCCCAAAGTCACTCTTTTCAAAACTGCTATTAGCTTTATTGAGATAGTAGATATCATGCTTTTAGCTACTGTAATTTTGATCTGCGGTCTAGGCTTGTACGAGCTATTTATTGGTGGTTTAAAACTTCCAAATTGGTTGTCAATTCGCAATCTAGATGACCTTAAAGAAAAGCTAATTAAGTCAGTAATAGCTGTAATAGCCGTTCAGTTTCTTGTGGCAGTGGTACATAATGATAGCAATTTACTATCCTATGGTGCAGCAATATCTATGGTAACTGTTGCCTTGGCAATTTTTACTAATTTGTCGCATAGCGCTAAGAAAAAGCTTCAAGCTGAAGATGAAGTTTATAAGACAGAAAAAGTTATCAAACACATTTTACATAGACATCAAGATTCAGCAGAGCAGCCGCAAAATATTACATCAATTCATCCACAATCCGATCGCCGTGCTAGTTAG
- the lipA gene encoding lipoyl synthase translates to MTLSSRSEFKSEIEALPSWLRRPIGKASELSTVQKIVKQRQIHTICEEGRCPNRGECYAQKTATFLLMGPTCTRSCAFCQVDKGHAPMPLDPEEPQKVAEAVQSLGLHYVVLTSVARDDLADQGASWFVATMTAIRDRNPQTQIEVLTADFWGGTGAGDVGQRERIATVVGAKPACYNHNIETVKRLQGRVRRGAKYDRSLRVLQTVKEIDPSIPTKSGLMLGHGETAEEVIETMADLRAIGCDRLTVGQYMRPSLEHLPVQKYWTPEEFEQLGAIARDLGFSHVRSAPLVRSSYHAGQ, encoded by the coding sequence ATGACTCTATCTTCTCGTTCTGAGTTCAAGTCGGAAATTGAGGCTTTACCGTCATGGCTGCGCCGACCGATTGGTAAGGCAAGCGAATTATCTACAGTTCAAAAAATTGTGAAGCAGCGACAGATTCACACAATTTGCGAGGAGGGACGCTGCCCGAACCGAGGCGAATGCTACGCCCAAAAAACAGCCACTTTTTTACTGATGGGTCCAACTTGCACTAGGTCTTGTGCTTTTTGTCAAGTGGATAAAGGTCACGCACCCATGCCACTCGACCCAGAAGAACCGCAGAAAGTCGCAGAGGCTGTGCAGTCACTAGGATTGCACTATGTCGTCTTGACTTCTGTAGCGCGGGACGATTTAGCTGACCAAGGAGCGAGTTGGTTTGTTGCTACCATGACAGCAATTCGCGATCGCAATCCTCAAACGCAAATTGAAGTATTGACTGCTGATTTTTGGGGTGGTACGGGCGCGGGAGACGTAGGACAAAGGGAAAGAATTGCTACAGTTGTAGGGGCAAAACCAGCTTGTTACAACCACAACATTGAGACTGTCAAAAGGCTACAAGGACGAGTCAGAAGAGGGGCTAAGTACGATCGCTCGTTGCGAGTCCTGCAAACAGTCAAAGAAATCGATCCGAGTATTCCGACAAAATCCGGGTTAATGTTGGGGCATGGAGAGACAGCAGAAGAAGTTATTGAAACAATGGCAGACCTTAGAGCAATAGGCTGCGATCGTTTGACAGTTGGGCAGTACATGCGTCCCTCCTTAGAACACCTACCCGTCCAAAAATACTGGACTCCCGAAGAATTCGAGCAACTAGGCGCGATCGCTCGCGATCTAGGGTTTAGCCACGTCCGTTCCGCGCCCTTGGTGCGTAGCTCCTATCATGCCGGACAGTGA
- a CDS encoding photosystem I protein PsaX, with protein MAAQATKPTVGQDVAKSNANAPFPFRTIVSLILLAGNILVAAIYFHIINP; from the coding sequence ATGGCTGCTCAAGCAACTAAACCAACTGTCGGTCAAGATGTTGCTAAATCTAATGCTAACGCTCCGTTTCCTTTTCGGACGATAGTTAGCTTGATCCTGCTAGCAGGTAACATTCTGGTAGCTGCTATTTACTTCCACATTATCAATCCATAG
- a CDS encoding bifunctional sterol desaturase/short chain dehydrogenase: MMSVFAAAVTCTAWIVGSVLWVELVRDAYHVLSHRVPFLYRQHVWHHRVFRRDLTFASADIYCKAQWHNDLPECLVMLLLSFGAWYLCYWQTPTYQWAALAGTAYTTMFLVSCIARGSGSEWAREATDLTHMPGAFTSPPARWFVNRTYHWRHHFDDDDAYFCGTFTLVDKLMGTALAVKGKTIAVTGASGTLGRSLLLHLHQAGAKVIALSSQSEPVTLSVGGKTLAVKTVSWQVGQEAELSQLLEKVDILILNHGINVHGERTPDAIAKSYQVNTFSSWRLMEMFLATVRTNEDIATKEVWINTSEAEVSPAVSPLYELSKRTLGDLITLRRLDAPCVIRKLILGPFKSNLNPIGVMNSDRVAKQIIALAQRDVRNIIVTINPLTYILFPLKEFFVSLYFRLFSRSGNLSPSGDRSESAKIKVEIER; the protein is encoded by the coding sequence ATGATGTCCGTTTTCGCTGCCGCTGTGACATGCACGGCATGGATAGTTGGATCTGTCCTCTGGGTAGAACTCGTGCGGGATGCGTATCACGTCTTATCGCATCGAGTCCCATTTTTATATCGGCAGCACGTCTGGCATCATCGCGTCTTTCGCCGAGACTTGACTTTTGCGAGTGCCGACATTTATTGCAAAGCACAGTGGCATAATGACTTGCCGGAATGCTTGGTGATGCTACTGCTTTCCTTCGGTGCGTGGTATCTCTGCTACTGGCAAACACCCACCTATCAGTGGGCAGCCTTGGCGGGAACTGCCTATACAACGATGTTTTTAGTCAGTTGTATCGCCCGTGGTAGTGGTAGCGAATGGGCAAGGGAAGCTACAGATTTAACTCATATGCCTGGTGCGTTTACTTCCCCTCCCGCACGCTGGTTTGTGAATCGTACCTATCACTGGCGACATCACTTTGATGATGACGATGCCTATTTTTGCGGTACTTTTACTTTGGTGGATAAGCTTATGGGTACAGCATTGGCAGTGAAAGGAAAAACAATTGCCGTAACTGGTGCGTCGGGAACGTTGGGGCGATCGCTATTATTACACCTCCACCAAGCAGGGGCAAAAGTCATTGCCCTGAGTTCTCAATCCGAACCCGTGACGCTAAGCGTTGGCGGTAAAACCCTAGCAGTTAAAACTGTATCGTGGCAGGTAGGGCAAGAAGCCGAATTATCCCAATTGTTAGAAAAAGTTGATATTTTAATCCTCAATCATGGCATTAACGTGCATGGCGAAAGAACGCCAGATGCGATCGCCAAATCTTATCAGGTTAACACTTTCTCCTCTTGGCGACTGATGGAAATGTTTCTCGCCACAGTCCGTACTAACGAAGATATTGCCACAAAAGAAGTATGGATAAACACATCGGAAGCCGAAGTTAGTCCTGCTGTTAGCCCCTTATACGAGCTTTCCAAGCGAACTTTAGGCGATTTAATTACTTTACGGCGGTTAGACGCTCCTTGTGTCATCCGCAAGTTGATTTTGGGACCATTCAAAAGTAATTTAAATCCAATTGGAGTCATGAATAGCGATCGCGTCGCGAAACAAATTATTGCCCTAGCTCAGCGCGATGTCCGTAATATTATCGTGACAATCAACCCTTTAACTTACATCCTATTTCCGTTAAAAGAATTTTTTGTTTCGCTCTATTTTCGGTTATTTAGTCGTTCTGGTAATTTATCGCCATCAGGCGATCGCTCTGAGTCAGCAAAAATTAAAGTAGAGATCGAACGATAG
- a CDS encoding hybrid sensor histidine kinase/response regulator, whose product MQTLEHSQVMRRQEFSIAAQLHLLIVEDVKADVDLMILALESAQIAFTYDIAKSQSECQHLLQTQTYDAILADYRLPQFTAYQVLQLLQASGHEIPLILVTGSLGEEAAVDCIKAGMTDYVMKERLFRLPVVLKRSLQEFELRRQQQQAAARTQLQAQQQAIINHIVHAMRETLVLDEVLQITADMLHQALGLSRCLISQPNSQAQMGIYHISAATREREHLLGHECSLYPFYKDKLLRGEMVIVRDMDENVSMAVRDAAGECNIRALIIAPLLYRQSFLGGIILHQCERERDWTEQEISLVRAISDQCAIAIHQVQLFSQVQQQLHRQQTLNQISQALNSILDPDFILQEIVRLTGECFDVDRLLIFSVDTDSVQILKEWRASDRIYSMLNLQFPKSEWIDLIDPDSDFYCRRYFHAPDYSQLPSTRIRQMQVEQASTRSVLSVPIFIRDRLFGGLSLQTTNTYRTFTHEEIYLLQQIADQAAIALYNAQSYERLEELVQQRTQELEAEKLVSETANRAKSEFLSNISHELRTPLTGILGFSGVLMEQIFGSLNAKQKQYIECIHTSGKHLLDLINDLLDLTKIEAGKEELTPETLSIEDIAQACLSLFQERCRQRGLEFHLAIASEAITCTADRRRLNQILVNLLSNALKFTDTGSITLRIEQTSQQILFSVIDTGIGIALEDCEAIFQPFHQVDSGLNRKYEGTGLGLALSRRLAQLHGGDITVRSELGRGSCFTLYLPGSRE is encoded by the coding sequence ATGCAGACTCTAGAGCATTCTCAGGTTATGCGGCGGCAAGAATTCTCAATTGCTGCGCAACTTCACCTGTTAATCGTAGAAGACGTAAAGGCAGATGTCGATTTGATGATACTTGCCCTTGAATCCGCCCAGATCGCTTTTACCTACGATATCGCCAAAAGTCAGAGTGAGTGCCAGCACCTGCTGCAAACTCAAACTTACGATGCAATCTTGGCAGATTATCGGTTACCTCAGTTTACGGCATATCAGGTGTTGCAACTTTTGCAGGCATCTGGGCATGAGATTCCCCTGATTCTGGTGACTGGCAGTCTGGGAGAAGAGGCAGCAGTTGATTGCATCAAAGCAGGCATGACAGATTATGTCATGAAAGAGCGGTTGTTTCGCTTACCCGTAGTGTTGAAGCGATCGCTGCAAGAATTTGAACTTCGTCGCCAACAGCAGCAAGCCGCAGCTCGCACTCAACTCCAAGCGCAGCAACAGGCAATTATCAATCACATCGTCCACGCCATGCGCGAAACTTTGGTATTGGATGAGGTGCTGCAAATTACAGCGGATATGCTACACCAAGCTCTAGGTTTGAGTCGTTGCCTAATTTCTCAGCCCAATTCTCAAGCCCAAATGGGAATTTATCATATCAGCGCTGCGACCAGAGAACGGGAACATTTGCTAGGACACGAATGCTCTCTTTACCCTTTTTATAAAGATAAACTGCTGCGGGGAGAGATGGTTATCGTTCGCGATATGGATGAGAATGTCTCTATGGCAGTTAGAGACGCTGCCGGAGAATGTAACATTCGCGCTTTGATTATCGCCCCTTTATTGTATCGTCAGTCGTTTCTGGGTGGAATTATCCTGCACCAATGCGAGCGAGAACGAGATTGGACGGAGCAAGAGATTTCTCTAGTCAGAGCAATTAGCGATCAGTGCGCGATCGCCATTCATCAAGTCCAATTATTTTCTCAAGTACAGCAGCAATTACACCGCCAGCAAACTCTCAATCAGATTAGTCAAGCACTCAATTCTATCCTCGATCCAGATTTTATTTTACAAGAAATTGTCAGACTGACTGGCGAATGTTTTGATGTCGATCGACTGTTAATCTTTTCTGTCGATACAGACTCAGTGCAAATTTTGAAAGAGTGGCGAGCTAGCGATCGCATTTACTCAATGCTCAACCTCCAATTTCCCAAATCAGAATGGATCGATCTGATAGATCCTGACTCTGATTTTTACTGTCGGCGCTATTTTCACGCTCCTGACTACTCTCAATTGCCTTCTACGAGAATTAGACAGATGCAAGTAGAACAAGCAAGTACTCGTTCTGTTTTGAGCGTCCCAATTTTTATTCGCGATCGCCTTTTCGGTGGTCTATCTTTGCAGACTACTAACACTTATCGCACTTTTACTCACGAAGAAATTTATTTATTGCAACAAATTGCCGATCAAGCTGCGATCGCCCTCTATAACGCACAAAGTTACGAGCGTTTAGAAGAATTAGTCCAACAACGTACTCAAGAATTAGAAGCAGAAAAATTGGTTTCAGAAACAGCCAATCGAGCTAAGAGCGAATTTTTAAGTAATATCAGTCACGAACTGCGGACACCTCTAACGGGAATTTTAGGCTTTTCTGGCGTATTAATGGAACAAATCTTTGGTTCGTTAAATGCCAAACAAAAGCAGTATATTGAATGCATTCATACCTCTGGCAAGCATTTATTAGACCTGATCAATGACTTACTCGACCTGACTAAAATTGAAGCAGGAAAAGAAGAATTAACCCCAGAAACCTTATCCATTGAAGATATAGCACAAGCTTGTCTATCTCTTTTTCAAGAACGTTGTCGGCAGCGGGGATTAGAATTTCATTTGGCGATCGCTTCTGAGGCAATAACCTGTACTGCCGATCGACGGCGTTTGAATCAAATTCTAGTCAATCTATTATCTAACGCGCTCAAATTTACAGATACGGGTTCGATTACGTTACGCATTGAACAAACATCTCAACAAATTTTATTCTCAGTCATAGATACTGGGATTGGTATTGCGCTAGAAGATTGTGAAGCAATTTTTCAACCGTTTCACCAAGTCGATAGTGGTTTGAACCGGAAGTATGAAGGTACGGGACTGGGTTTAGCCTTGTCGCGTCGCCTTGCTCAACTACATGGCGGCGATATTACCGTTCGTTCAGAATTGGGGCGTGGTAGTTGTTTTACTTTGTATTTGCCAGGGAGCAGGGAGTAG
- the larE gene encoding ATP-dependent sacrificial sulfur transferase LarE, with protein MLQKLEQLKALFAQMERALIAYSGGVDSTLVAKIASDVLGDRAIAVTAVSPSLLPEELEDAQVQAAQIGIVHKIIQTHEMDNPNYTSNPVNRCYFCKSELHDTLKPLAKEWGYPYIVDGVNADDLRDYRPGIQAAKERGVRSPLAEIGVTKAEVRQLSQQLGLSWWDKPAQPCLSSRFPYGEEITVSKLQRVGRAEIYLRKLGWQNLRVRSEGDTARIELMPDLIKDFVAQTDLVALTAAFQSYGFVYVTLDLEGYRSGKLNQVLSAPIASR; from the coding sequence ATGTTACAAAAACTAGAGCAGTTAAAGGCTTTGTTTGCTCAGATGGAACGGGCGTTGATTGCCTATTCTGGGGGTGTAGATAGCACTTTAGTCGCTAAGATTGCTAGTGATGTTTTGGGCGATCGCGCGATCGCAGTTACGGCTGTTTCTCCTTCTTTGTTGCCCGAAGAATTGGAAGATGCCCAAGTTCAAGCAGCACAAATCGGAATTGTCCATAAAATTATTCAAACGCATGAAATGGATAATCCAAATTACACTTCCAATCCCGTGAATCGCTGCTATTTCTGTAAAAGTGAGTTACACGATACGCTCAAACCCTTGGCAAAGGAATGGGGATATCCTTATATTGTCGATGGGGTGAATGCTGACGATTTACGCGATTATCGCCCAGGGATTCAGGCGGCGAAAGAACGCGGCGTGCGATCGCCTCTGGCAGAAATAGGAGTGACAAAAGCCGAAGTACGGCAATTATCGCAACAACTAGGCTTGTCTTGGTGGGATAAACCAGCCCAACCCTGTCTCAGTTCCCGCTTTCCCTATGGCGAAGAGATTACTGTATCTAAGCTACAGCGGGTAGGAAGGGCAGAAATTTATTTACGCAAGTTGGGATGGCAAAATTTAAGGGTGCGATCGGAGGGAGATACGGCAAGAATTGAGTTAATGCCAGATCTGATTAAAGATTTTGTCGCCCAGACAGATTTAGTGGCGCTAACTGCGGCATTTCAAAGTTATGGTTTTGTTTACGTCACGCTCGATCTAGAAGGTTATCGGAGTGGAAAGCTCAATCAAGTTTTGTCCGCGCCGATTGCTTCGAGGTAG
- a CDS encoding branched-chain amino acid ABC transporter permease, with amino-acid sequence MDAQLAQLFVNGVAVGSIIALAAVGLTLTYGILRLANFAHGDFMTLGAYLTLLANTSGINIWLSMLLGAIGTVAAMLISEKLIWSNMRSRRATSTTLIIISIGLALFLRNGIIFIWGGSNKSYDIPTSPAREILGIRIPQNQIVVMLLAVIVILALHYLLQNTKIGKAMRAVADNLDLARVSGIDVDRVVLWTWAIAGSLTALGGSMYGLITAVRPNMGWFLILPMFAATILGGIGNPYGAIAAALVIGVTQELSTPFLGSQYKQGVGLFIMILVLLVRPKGLFKGTI; translated from the coding sequence ATGGACGCACAACTGGCTCAATTATTTGTTAATGGGGTAGCTGTAGGTAGCATTATTGCTTTAGCTGCGGTTGGGCTGACGCTGACTTATGGCATTCTACGGTTAGCTAACTTTGCCCACGGCGATTTTATGACTTTGGGCGCTTATTTAACTTTGCTAGCCAATACGAGCGGGATTAATATTTGGCTCTCCATGTTACTCGGAGCAATTGGCACTGTAGCAGCAATGCTGATATCCGAAAAGCTGATCTGGTCAAATATGCGATCGCGGCGTGCCACTTCCACCACGCTCATTATTATTTCGATTGGACTCGCTTTGTTTCTCCGTAATGGAATTATTTTTATCTGGGGTGGTAGTAACAAAAGTTACGATATTCCTACCAGTCCAGCGAGAGAAATTTTAGGAATCAGAATTCCCCAGAATCAAATCGTAGTAATGCTTTTAGCAGTTATCGTTATTTTGGCGCTGCACTACTTGTTACAAAATACGAAGATTGGCAAGGCGATGCGTGCTGTTGCTGACAACCTCGACTTAGCGCGCGTATCTGGGATTGATGTCGATCGCGTCGTACTTTGGACCTGGGCGATCGCTGGGAGCCTCACGGCTTTAGGTGGTAGCATGTACGGCTTAATTACAGCCGTCAGACCGAATATGGGCTGGTTTTTAATTTTGCCGATGTTTGCTGCCACAATTTTAGGTGGAATTGGCAACCCCTACGGCGCGATCGCTGCTGCTTTAGTCATTGGCGTTACCCAAGAACTCAGTACACCTTTCCTCGGTTCTCAATACAAACAAGGTGTAGGTCTGTTCATTATGATTCTGGTGTTGTTAGTACGCCCGAAAGGATTATTCAAAGGTACGATTTGA